The Sardina pilchardus chromosome 5, fSarPil1.1, whole genome shotgun sequence DNA window CTGTATCTCCTACCAGCACTGATGTGTTCATGATATGGTCAAGAGTCTGATATACTGTTATGTAAACAAGGCTATTATCATAATGTGCACTACGTACAGATATGTTTTGGTCAGTTGAGTCAGACTCTGTAGTGAACTGGCCGTATTGTGAGGGTTAAAGGGACATTAAatgcagttcagttcagtttacaGTTTTTAATCTTTGCTTTGACACAGTTTTTGCTGTTGTGTAATGAAGGATACTGCAACAAATCCAAggaagttcaagttcaagtgttaTGTAATACTCACATGGCAGTTTTCCAAGAAAACTGAAATACATTAGCGTTTACAGTTTGAGCAAAATAGTTAAAGGTTGTATCATTTAAAATACACAAGAAGTTTCAGATGAGTTACAAGGCATTTCAAACTAATTTGATGTCCCAACATGGTAGGCCTACATCCTGTCTCCTGTGTGGGTCTGGCCAAAGCACGGCATACATCTCTGTATGTTGTGAGTACTGATGCAGTGTGGTTCTCTCTGTATGTTGTGAGTACTGATGCAGTGTggttctctctgtatgtgtaacTACTGATGCAGTGTGGTTCTCTCTGTATGTTGTGAGTACTGATGCAGTGTggttctctctgtatgtgtgactACTGATGCAGTGTGGTTCTGTGATATATAGCGTGCAGTACTGTGGGCACAGTAGCATAGCACAGAGAGGATGGGCCCATTTACCTAGTTCAtaagggtaggagcaggcttcactcaagagttatattttttttagagtgctgactAAATGATAAGCTATCATTGAAAAACAGGACTTTTTATGCATTATGCATaaataatcaccatttattccacAGACGTGTTTCGGCGTTCTGCCTTCCTCAGCGTGTATTTACCTAGTCTCATTTCAAAATGTCTCGTAATGTTATTTATACACACTGTATACATTATGGGCATGGTGGAGCAGTGGTAGTGCCATCATCTTAAAATTGGTGGGCCTGGGTTCTATTGGGTTTGGGCATGGGTTCTATTCCCGACCCCGCTGCTCTGGGTCTGTGTGGCTTTGGATTAGAtagtctgctaaataccagtcAACTGTAACTTTACCTATACTAGCTCAATGCCTGATCTTTAAGTGAACACAATAGCCATAATAAGTATTTGCACCCATGAGGATTGAGGTTTTTTCATGTGACATTTGCATTATGTCTAATGAAGAGAACTTTGTGTTAAAGTTTAGCAGACCAGGACAAGCTACTTGAGTTAGTTTACCAATAAGTTCAATGGTTGTGTCCTAAGAACCAGATTTTGTCTTAGCAATTGCAAAGCAAATTAACTGTGGGAAGCTTGCATTTACCAACACTTGTAGCAAAACTATCAGGGTGGTAGTGCAACACTTAAGGTTGGGTCTATCTGCCTCTGTGTGGTGGTAGCCTTCTTTGCTCTCTCACAACACTCTCTGTCCATGTCTTGTTTTCCTGTAAACAGGTAAGTGCGAtctcatgtttgttttgtccaTCTGCCCTGTGACATGTGGCTTCTCTCTTAACCAaattcttctttctcttccccatGTTTCTGCCTCACCCTCTCTTCATCATCTGTATCTACTCCAGGTAAGAGACACATTTCTTCATCCATCACAGTAGAGTGGAAACAATGGACCTGATTTTTTAAGCATTCACAACAGATCAATGGTCTTCTTTAAGCTAAACAAAAGCTTCTTTAAGctagcaaaacaaaacacaaaatgtatCAAATCTAAttggagatatacagtatgtattttacCTTTAATGTGTATATCAATATACTGCTGAAAACAAGTTTAAGTCAGGGTAAAGTTTGAAATATGAAAACTTTCAAAATCAGGTCTATTTGTTTTACTGTCAGTTCCATGTTGATAACTATGCCTGTGCTCTACAGTGGGTTAATTGTAAGACTTGACCTATAAACATCAGTACTAGAGGGGCAACTTCTGagcaaatgttctttttttaaatgtcagatGTTTATGCATCATTTTACTCATTCTGAACAGAAATACAAGTTCCGTATACTCCAAGCAGACCAGTATACAGTGCCTAATGTATAGTGCCTAGTAACTAGGCTAAACATGTTTTGAATTACAACTGTCCCACTGTACGAGAATGTGTATTCTATTGTCTGTTgttgcaatcacacacacatgtgctgaagtgcgcgtgcgcgcgcgcacacacacacacacacacacacacacacacacacacacacctgagtgacATCTGAGAGCAGTGCATCTCCCTCTCGCTATTGctattttgctctctctctctctctctctctctctctctctctctctctctcacacacacacacacacacacacacacacacacacacacacacacacacacacacacacacacacacacacacacacatacacacaccaatactgtggaaccctcacacatacagtactatgcAAAAGTTTTTGGCATGTTTGAAACATGAAAAATAACACAGAAAGTGCAGAATACCAAAAGTGCCTTAATCACTTTCATTATATTCAAGAAGTTTGAATATCTAAATGTAATATTTCTATTGACACTAATGCAGACCATACAAAATGTGTTAAGACAAAGGACAAATGCCTAAAACCTTTGTGCAATGCTGTAcacctatactgtacatacatttctacacatgtacacacatactgagaaACGTACATAATTAtttgcatccatccatacaaATAACATGTACAGGAGTACAGAGtaactccaaacacacatcttggACTTTGTCCTCTTTACCATCCTGGAAAATAGGGTCACTAATTGCCTCTCATCCATCCCAACACATTGGGGAATGAAAAGCCACTGAATGAAACTTGTTTTAACACTATTTATTGGTGAATTATTTGAGTGTCTTATAGTTAACATCTCTAAATCAAGACTCAAGAGTCATAATATTAGATTGTTAGAATATTAACATATCCTTCAGAGCATCATTGATTACAATGTCACAACACTTAAAGGTGGAGGTTTGGCAGCAACCTGATTCTAATGGTGTAGCAGTCATTCCCTTCATTAACTCTCAAAGTCATTGAGAGTGATTTTCCCTTTGGTTTTGCTTTTCTTCACCACAATTTGACCAAACTGGTACTCTAGTAACTTCTAAGATAGAAAGATACCTCTAGTAAGGATTTGatgggtttctctctctctctctctctctctctctctctctctctctctctctctctctctctctctctgtggaggggaagttcttatttatttatgtgtgcctgtgtgtgtgcttgtcttggCAATAGATCATTTCCACAGGTCCATACCAAGTTGATGTTACTAGGTTGATCATGTTTAGTCATGAAATCATtgcttgtgtcttttttttttacattcaagGAAATATTCTTTCCAACATACTTTTTGCCTTTTACTACTTACTTAGTATATGAGCCAGCCTCAAATGGAAAGATGAAACACCCCAAAATGTATTATGTGTCTGATAGTGTGCTAAATCGTTTAAATGGGGACAATCTTCACGTGTGCGATAACCTCATTTAGCATGTCGTGGTGTAACCTTCTATGCTTGACGAATTATAATTTTGCGTGGTAAATAATCCCTCACTAATACACAGCACTAGTAAATACATTTCGAAATGAATCATTCGAAATATATAAATCGAAGCAAAGCTTGTCGTCATGTAACATGAGCTGTAAGTAAGTAAGGCACACGTGGAGAGGCGTGTTTTGTGTAGAAGtgggtcagtcagtcagtcagtcgaaTGCATGCAGCAGCGCCTGTTCACCGCCTGTGTGGCGCTGTCCACCCGCGTGGTGCTGAAACCGTACCCTCTTTGTGTGATATGGACGCAACCATCTTGCAATGCATCCTGGTAGGCTTCTTTGTTGCTAGGGAGATCAGAGCGCATTTAATCATTAATGCGGTATTTTTGTGAAGTTGAAAAACGCATACATTATCTTATCATTAGTACAATTTTATAATCATATAAACCCTTTAAATACAGTCATGGAATTGTGTCATCTGCAGATGGCACATGTTTTGGAATACGCACGTTGCACCGAATCACAGCACTCTTTGTTTTACCCCAAtccttttaaaatgatatttCATAACATGCATATTTATTTGAATTCGTTCTGTAACTCATCTGCATCATGATTTTTGTGAGTacttgaactctctctctctcccttcctcactcCATCTCATTGGTATCGTCATCAAACAAcgccacacactccacacccctcctttctctctcgttccctctgtTCTCTCGTATGAGCTCCCACTGCTGTTGACACCGTTGTAATTACATGAGAAATACTGTTTTTGTGAGTCTCCTGCACTACCTTCGCATCACCACAGGAAGGCAGACAGAGAACAGGGAGAGctatgcagacacagacaggagcgagtggggaagagaggggaaaaaatacaTTTGTCCAAGAAATAAACACTTTGTTTCCTCCGTAAGAGTGGCTTGTAATAAATACTATTTGATACTGTTGAAAGTGGTACTGAAGAGCAATAGATTTCAGAAATGCCtttggaataataataaacatataTCACTTCTCACAATATGTTGCTGTAATTACACTCAAGATTTCAATTTCAAAATGCTTCAAAATGTCAATTGTATAGAGGTATAGACGCATTCTGTCTTCTGTTCACGTATGTAGGGCTTGCTTTGCTCTATTCCAGTATACTTGCTCTGCACAGATTGCCTGTGCCTTTAAAAGTCATGTGCATTTCATTGGTTAGGACTCAGATGCCTGTGCATCCAATGGCATGCAGTATTGTACAAAGAGATCCACTCCGTCTCTTTGCTGCTTTCATTGCTCCGATCTATTGGAGCATTAGCAAGAGAATTACACAGAAGAGACAAAGCGTTTTAGATTTTATGAGCTGACAGTATGGGGACAACAAGCAACAAGAAATCTCTCACTTTGATGGAAAACTGTATTTCAGAGAAGGACTCGCGGTGAACATTTGGATTAAGGATGAtggatgtgttttatttttaccaGTGGAGGACTCTGTGTTTTACCCTCCTGTTGTATACAGTAGAGGGGCAAATACGATACACCATACCAGAGGAGTTAAAGGAGGGATCAGTTGTTGGAAATATAGCAAAAGACCTTGGTTTTGGATTATCAGATATTTCTGATCGCAGACTAAGGATAGCATCTGACACCGGTAAGCAGTACTTTCACATAGACTTGGGGAGAGGTGACCTTACTGTTAATGAGAGAATAGACCGGGAGACGTTATGTGCACAGACAATTCCATGCGTATTACCTTTAGAGGCCATAGTTGAAAATCCCTTGCAATTGCATCgtattgaaattgaaatacaaGACATTAATGACAACAGCCCTACATTCCACTCGAATGAACGTGTTTTGAAGATTCCAGAAAATGTTAATCCAGGCGCTACGTTTCCTCTAGAAAAAGCAGAAGATCCCGACGAGGCCTCTAACTCGTTAAAGTCCTATACTCTTGGCAAAAACGATAATTTCatattaaatgtaaaaaatcaGGACGGTTCAAAAATTCCTGAACTAGTTTTGGAAAAGTCCTTAGATCGAGAAAAACAGGCGGTGCACAAGCTCATATTGACTGCTGTAGACGGGGGGAATCCAGTGAGATCAGGTACATCTGAAATTACCATTACCGTGTTAGACACAAATGATAACTCTCCCCAGTTTGAAAAAACATTCTATGAGGGGAGCATAGAAGAAAACGCAGCCCCTGGCACAGAGATTTTGAGAGTCAGAGCCATAGATTTAGACGAGGGTCCGAATGGAGAGGTTGAATATGTTTTTGGAGAGCAGTCGACCGACGCAACGCGACAGTTGTTTGACATAAACTCAGACACAGGTATAATCACTGTAAAAGGACAGCTAGATTATGAAAAAGCAAATTTACACAAATTTGACATATTTGCTAAAGATAAGGGCAGTCCACGAATGGAGAGACATTGTAGCGTTAAGATAAAAATAACAGATGTTAATGACAACTCTCCCGAAATTGTCATAACTTCACTGACCAGTCCAATACCTGAAAATTCCCCTATAGGTACTGTGGTCGCCCTTATTAGTGCAAAAGATGCAGATAGTGGTGAGAACGGAAAAGTGAAAGTTCAGGTAGCTTCAGACTCACCATTTAAACTTAATCATTCCGTATCCAACCACTACATGTTGCTCACGAATGCACAGATTGACAGGGAGATTAATTCGAAATATGATATTCAATTAAATGCTGTCGATTTGGGTTCACCTTCATTATCAACGAGGAAAACTATTTCTATTTCAATTTCTGATACGAATGACAACCCACCAGTGTTTGCCCAAAAATCATATACAGTTTATGTGAAAGAAAATTGCACCCCTGGGTCAATGCTGTTTTCAGTATCAGCTACGGATCCAGACATAGCGAAAAATGCACAAATCAGTTATTCTATCTTAGATTCAGGTTCGCAAGACTTTCCAGTTTCATCGTATGTTTACATAAATTCGGAGAATGGTAGCATATTCAGCATGCACTCGTTTGACTATGAAAAACTGAAAGTTTTTCAAATTGTCATACAAGCAAAAGACCAGGGCTCCCCGTCACTTAGCAGCAACGCCACAGTTCATGTCTTCATTATGGATCAAAACGACAACGTCCCCGCTGTCATATATCCCTCCGCGGTCATGGGCTCTGTGTCTCATCAGAGGATGCCCCGCTCTGCTAAAATGGGGCACCTGGTCACTAAGGTAACAGCTGTGGATGCTGACTCGGGCCATAACGCCTGGATTTCCTACAGACTCGCGGAAGCTACAGACTCGTCTCTGTTCGCTGTGAATCTTTACACTGGAGAGGTGAGGACTAAACGCTCTGTTTCAGAGCAGGATGACGCCTCTCAGAGACTGCTGATAGAGATCAAGGACAATGGAGAGCCAGTCCAGTCCACCACAGTCACAGTGGATATACTGATAGAGGACGGACTACACGAACCGATCTCTGACTTCAGACAGAAAGCTacagaaaaagacaagaaaaacaGCAAAATCACCTTCTATTTGATCCTCTCTTTGGCATCAGTGTCTGTATTATCTCTGCTGACTTGTTTCATACTTCTAATTAAGTGCGCTAGAAACAGTAGAGGCGATGCTGGCTGCTGCATTAGAAGAGATTCTGATGGATACAAGAATCCCAACAGAAACCTACAGATCCAGCTCAACACTGACGGGCCTATTAAGTATGTGGAGGTTCTGGGAGGAGACATGATGTCTCAGAGTCAGTCGTTTGGGTCCTACCTGAGTCCAATGTCAGAGTTCAGTGACCTAACTTTCGTCAAGCCCAGCAGCACTCTAGACTTTAAGGATACATTACGTGGACTCGATGCGTCATTGCCAGACAGCGCATGGACGTTCGAGTGTCAACAGGTGAGCACTTTCTAAAAACTTAAAAACATACTCCTTTCACATGTTGCACAAGTTCCACCACGTGTATCTTTTTCACGATGACAGACATTTGCATACACAaacgtgttgtgttgtctttgcATCATTATGGTAAACAAAGATTTCGCATCATCATTCATACTCGTATGCCATGCAATATCCACAACTGAAGGATAAATAAGAGCTGGATCATTTATACAACACACTTAAAAGCACCTTGAATTAAATGTAGTTTGATCATCGTGGTTTGAGAGAATTCTAAAAAAACAATTGATGAATGTATTACGTAGCTTTTATGATCTAAAGACAAAGCCAACACCATGCATACGTTTCAAGTGCACTGTTCCTTTAAGGCCATTTGCGATTTTGTCGTGGTAGTCTATTGGAGGGCTCTCTCCACCAATAGTAAGAATCGCTGCACAAAGAGATCCACTGTCTCTCAGCCACCGCTTGTAAACCATGTACTGTCCAGACCACGGATAAACGGAGCCGAGGTTGACAGCACTCCAGCAATAATGCAGTAGCATCTTTGGAAATATTTGGATAGCAAATCTCACAGGAATGACATGTACACAGGATATATAGTCGTCATGCCAGAACACCGTCTTTGGAAATGGGACCATTGATGAGAAAAATGCCCACAAAGCAGTGGGTGCTCTTGCTGTTTCACGTAACAGCCTTGTGGAATACAACGGACGCGCAAATTCGGTACACTATTCCGGAGGAATTAAAGGAAGGTTCGGTTGTTGGTAACATTGCCAAAGACCTTGGTTTGGAGGTGGCTGAAATAACCGATCGTAGATTGAGAATAGCGTCTGACTCTGGTAAGCAGTACTTCGACGTAAATGTGGGGAAAGGCGAGCTTATTGTGAATCAGAGAATTGACAGAGAGGAGCTATGTGGGCAGAGCTCAAGTTGTCTTTTGCCTTTGGAGGTAATAATAGAAAACCCACTAAATCTATATCGTGTTGAAATAGAAATCCAAGACATAAATGATAATTACCCAGTATTTCAGACCCACggacatgttttaaatattgCAGAGTCCACATCACCGGGAGCAAGGTTCCGTTTGGAGTCTGCACAAGACTCCGATGTGGGCTCACATTCATTACGATCTTACACACTGACTAAAAACGATCATTTTTCATTAGAcgtcaaaacaaacaaagacggAACTAAATTACCGGAGTTGGTTTTAGAAAAAGCTCTGGATAGAGAAAAGCAATCAGTACACACTCTTCTTCTAACAGCCATAGATGGCGGTACTCCAGCACGGTCTGGGACAGCAGAGATCACTATACATGTTCTAGACAATAATGATAATGCCCCAGTCTTTGACAAAGCTATTTATGATGTTCAGCTACAAGAGAACACACCATTTGTACAGGTAGTCGTAACCGTCAAAGCAGTTGACCAAGATGAAGGAGCGAACGCTGAAATAATGTATGCATTCGGTCCGCACACAACAGAAGCTTTACAGGAACTGTTTTCAGTTGACCCAGCTACAGGCGAAGTAAAAGTGAAAAGTCAAATAGATTATGAATCTGGCAGTTCATACAAATTTGATATAGTTGCCAGAGACAAAGGCGTACCTGCCATGGAGGGCCTTTGTAGTATTAATTTAGATATTTTGGACATAAACGATAACGTCCCAGATATCATTTTGAAGTCATTACCTAGCCCTGTTAGAGAGGATGCGCCTATTGGGACTGTCGTGGCTTTGATAAGTGCGAAGGATGTGGATACAGGTGACAATGGGCGTGTCCGTCTATCTCTAGCACCTGGATTGCCATTTACTTTAAAACCATCGATTTCGAACAACTATGCACTAGTCACAGCAGCTGCATTAGACCGAGAGATGCACCCTGAGTTCATGGTTGAAATACGGGCGACTGATTCCGGATCACCGCCACTGACATCAAAGAAAAACATCAAAGTTGACGTTTTAGATGTTAACGACAACCCACCAGTATTCCCGCAGTCGCTGTACACGGTGTATGTGAGGGAAAATGGCGCGGCCGGTTCCATATTGTGCTCTGTGTCAGCCTCTGATTCTGATCTAGGAGAAAATGCGAAAATAATGTATTCAGTGATCGATTCAAAGGGAGGAGACATACCGATATCGTCTTACGTTTACATCAATTCAGAAAACGGTAGTATCTTCAGTATGCACTCTTTTGACTATGAAAAAATCAAAGTGTTCCAGTTTCTAGTACAGGCTAAAGACCAGGGCTCCCCTACGCTTACCAGCAACGCTACCGTTCATGTTTTTATTCTGGATCAAAACGACAATATCCCCACTATCATTTACCCCTCCACGGTCATGGGCTCTGTGTCCCATCAGAGGTTGCCCCGCTCCGCTAAAATGGGGCACCTCGTCACCAAGGTAACAGCTGTGGACGCTGACTCGGGCCACAACGCCTGGATTTCCTATAGACTCGCGGAAGCTACAGACTCGTCTCTGCTCGCTGTGAATCTTTACACTGGAGAGGTGAGGACTAAACGCTCTGTTTCAGAGCAAGATGACGCCTCTCAGAGACTGCTGATAGAAATCAAGGACAATGGAGAGCCAGTCCAGTCCACCACAGTCACAGTGGACATACTGATAGAGGACGGACTACACGAACCCATCTCAGACTTCAGGCAGAAAGCtacagagaaagacaagaaaaacaGTAAAATCACTTTCTATTTGATTCTGTCGTTAGCATCAGTGTCTGTATTATCTCTGCTGACTTTTTTCATACTTCTAATTAAGTGCGCTAGAAACAGTAGAGGTGATGCTG harbors:
- the LOC134080450 gene encoding protocadherin gamma-C5-like isoform X3, whose amino-acid sequence is MMDVFYFYQWRTLCFTLLLYTVEGQIRYTIPEELKEGSVVGNIAKDLGFGLSDISDRRLRIASDTGKQYFHIDLGRGDLTVNERIDRETLCAQTIPCVLPLEAIVENPLQLHRIEIEIQDINDNSPTFHSNERVLKIPENVNPGATFPLEKAEDPDEASNSLKSYTLGKNDNFILNVKNQDGSKIPELVLEKSLDREKQAVHKLILTAVDGGNPVRSGTSEITITVLDTNDNSPQFEKTFYEGSIEENAAPGTEILRVRAIDLDEGPNGEVEYVFGEQSTDATRQLFDINSDTGIITVKGQLDYEKANLHKFDIFAKDKGSPRMERHCSVKIKITDVNDNSPEIVITSLTSPIPENSPIGTVVALISAKDADSGENGKVKVQVASDSPFKLNHSVSNHYMLLTNAQIDREINSKYDIQLNAVDLGSPSLSTRKTISISISDTNDNPPVFAQKSYTVYVKENCTPGSMLFSVSATDPDIAKNAQISYSILDSGSQDFPVSSYVYINSENGSIFSMHSFDYEKLKVFQIVIQAKDQGSPSLSSNATVHVFIMDQNDNVPAVIYPSAVMGSVSHQRMPRSAKMGHLVTKVTAVDADSGHNAWISYRLAEATDSSLFAVNLYTGEVRTKRSVSEQDDASQRLLIEIKDNGEPVQSTTVTVDILIEDGLHEPISDFRQKATEKDKKNSKITFYLILSLASVSVLSLLTCFILLIKCARNSRGDAGCCIRRDSDGYKNPNRNLQIQLNTDGPIKYVEVLGGDMMSQSQSFGSYLSPMSEFSDLTFVKPSSTLDFKDTLRGLDASLPDSAWTFECQQQKPPNNDWRLPPNQRPGPSGAGPLPEGAGVVAGTGPWPQPPTEAEQLQALMAGANAVNEATATMGPRYNAQYVPDYRQNVYIPGSTATLTANPQQQQQQQQQLQQQQLQQQLQQALPPPAAMPPVDVPKAAQTPASKKKSTKKDKK